The Salvelinus alpinus chromosome 3, SLU_Salpinus.1, whole genome shotgun sequence genome segment CGGAACCAACACCAACCCTAGACCCGGAACCAACCCTAGAACCGGAACCTGAACCAACCCTAGAACCGGAACCAACACCAACCCTAGAACCGGAACCAACACCAACCCTAGAACCGGAACCAACACCAACACCTGAACCAAAACCAACCCTAGAACCGGAACCAACACCAACACCTGAACCAAAACCAACCCTAGAACCGGAACCAACACCAAAACTAGAACCTGAACCAACCCTAGAACCTGAACCAACACCAACCCCTGAACCAACACCAACCCTAGAACCTGAACCAACACCAACCCTGGAACCAACACCAACCCCTGAACCAACACCAACCCTAGAACCTGAACCAACACCAACCCTGGAACCAACACCAACCCCGGAACCAACACCAACCCCGGAACCAACACCAACCCCGGAACCAACACCAACCCCGGAACCAACACCAACCCTAGAACCGGAACCAACACACAACCCTGGAACCATCACTAACCCTAGAACATGAACCAACACCAACCCCGGAACCATCACTAACCCTAGAACATGAACCAACACCAACCCCGGAACCAACACCAACCCCGGAACCAACACCAACCCCGGAACCAACACCAACCCCAGAACCGGAACCAACACCAACCCCTGAACCAACCCTAGAACCTGAACCAACCCTAGAACCTGAACCAACCCTAGAACCGGAACCAACACCAACCCTAGAACCGGAACCAACACCAACCCTAGACCCGGAACCAACCCTAGAACCGGAACCTGAACCAACCCTAGAACCGGAACCTGAACCAACCCTAGAACCGGAACCTGAACCAACCCTAGAACCGGAACCAACACCAACCCTAGAACCGGAACCAACACCAACCCTAGAACCGGAACCAACACTAGAACCTGAACCAACACCAACCCTAGAACCTGAACCAACACCAACCCTAGAACCGGAACCAACACcagatggactgactgactgaggaagGGTTCACTGACAGACAATAACAGATGGACTGACTGAGGAAGGGTTCACTGACAGTCAATAACAGATGGATTGACTGAGGAAGGGTTGACTGACAGACAATAACAGATGGATTGACTGAGGAAGGGTTGACTGACAGACAATAAcagatggactgactgactgaggaagggttcactgacagacaataacagatggactgactgactgaggaagggttcactgacagacaataacagatggactgactgactgactgaggaagGGTTCACTGACAGTCAATAACAGATGGACTGACTGAGGAAGGGTTGACTGACAGACAATAAcagatggactgactgactgaggaagGGTTGACTGACAGTCAATAAcagatggactgactgactgaggaagGGTTGACTGACAGTCAATAAcagatggactgactgactgaggaagGGTTCACTGACAGACAATAACAGATGGACTGACTGAGGAAGGGTTGACTGACAGTCAATAAcagatggactgactgactgaggaagGGTTGACTGACAGTCAATAAcagatggactgactgactgaggaagggttcactgacagacaataacagatggactgactgactgaggaagGGTTTACTGACAGTCAATAACTGATGGACTGACTGAGGAAGGGTTCACTGACAGACAATAACAGATGGACTGACTGAGGAAGGGTTCACTGACAGACAATAACAGATGGACTGACTGAGGAAGGGTCCACTGACAGACAATAAcagatggactgactgactgaggaagGGTTCACTGACAGACAATAACAGATGGACTGACTGAGGAAGGGTTCACTGACAGACAATAACAGATGGACTGACTGAGGAAGGGTTCACTGACAGACAATAACAGATGGACTGACTGAGGAAGGGTTCACTGACAGTCAATAAcagatggactgactgactgaggaagGGTTGACTGACAGACAATAACAGATGGACTGACTGAGGAAGGGTTCACTGACAGTCAATAAcagatggactgactgactgaggaagggttcactgacagacaataacagatggactgactgaggaagggttgactgacagacaataacagatggactgactgactgaggaagGGTTTACTGACAGTCAATAACAGATGGACTGACTGAGGAAGGGTTCACTGACAGTCAATAAcagatggactgactgactgaggaagggttcactgacagacaataacagatggactgactgaggaagggttgactgacagacaataacagatggactgactgactgaggaagGGTTCACTGACAGTCAATAAcagatggactgactgactgaggaagggttcactgacagacaataacagatggactgactgaggaagggttcactgacagacaataacagatggactgactgaggaagggttcactgacagacaataacagatggactgactgactgaggaagGGTTCACTGACAGTCAATAACAGATGGACTGACTGAGGAAGGGTTGACTGACAGTCAATAAcagatggactgactgactgaggaagggttcactgacagacaataacagatggactgactgactgaggaagGGTTCACTGACAGTCAATAAcagatggactgactgactgactgaggaagGGTTCACTGACAGTCAATAAcagatggactgactgactgaggaagggttcactgacagacaataacagatggactgactgaggaagggttcactgacagacaataacagatggactgactgactgaggaagggttcactgacagacaataacagatggactgactgactgaggaagGGTCCACTGACAGTCAATAAcagatggactgactgactgaggaagGGTTCACTGACAGTCAATAACAGATGGACTGACTGAGGAAGGGTTCACTGACAGACAATAACAGATGGACTGACTGAGGAAGGGTTCACTGACAGACAATAACAGATGGACTGACTGAGGAAGGGTTCACTGACAGACAATAAcagatggactgactgactgaggaagggttcactgacagacaataacagatggactgactgaggaagggttgactgacagacaataacagatggactgactgactgaggaagggttgactgacagacaataacagatggactgactgactgaggaagggttcactgacagacaataacagatggactgactgactgaggaagGGTTCACTGACAGTCAATAACAGATGGACTGACTGAGGAAGGGTTCACTGACAGACAATAACAGATGGACTGACTGAGGAAGGGTTGACTGACAGACAATAAcagatggactgactgactgaggaagggttgactgacagacaataacagatggactgactgactgaggaagggttcactgacagacaataacagatggactgactgactgaggaagGGTTCACTGACAGTCAATAACAGACGGACTGACTGAGGAAGGGTTCACTGACAGACAATAACAGATGGACTGACTGAGGAAGGGTTCACTGACAGACAATAAcagatggactgactgactgatgaagGGTTCACTGACAGTCAATAACAGATGGACTGACTGAGGAAGGGTTCACTGACAGACAATAAcagatggactgactgactgaggaagGGTTCACTGACAGACAATAACAGATGGACTGACTGAGGAAGGGTTCACTGACAGTCAATAAcagatggactgactgactgaggaagggttcactgacagacaataacagatggactgactgaggaagggttcactgacagacaataacagatggactgactgactgatgaagGTTTCACTGACAGTCAATAAcagatggactgactgactgatggacagatggactgactgactgaggaagGGTTCACTGACAGTCAATAACAGATGGACTGACTGAGGAAGGGTTCACTGACAGACAATAAcagatggactgactgactgaggaagGGTTGGAGATCGTATACAATGACCTAAACAATCTCTAACCATGTGGCGGCAAAGTGGACCAGCCGAGCAAAGCAGCCAATCAGACACTAGCCGGGAGACAGAGCAGCCAATCAAATACCACCTGACCAGCGGACCAGCTAACCAGACAAAACGAGACTGAATCAGCCAATCAGACTCACCGGCGGAAGTAGTAGAAGCGGCAGAAGACAGGGGAATGAGCTGGCTGCTCCCCCTTCTTGCTGCGGACAACACGACACTCTCGACACTTCTGCAGGTTGGGTCCAATCTCGGAGCACGAGTCATCCTGCAGGAACGACTCCCCCGTCTGCTTCAACTTCTTCACCTTCCTCCAGTCCTTCAGCACAGAGCGGGGGATCCCATCTGGTAccggaggggacagagagatggtTACTATGATATCTAATACAGAGACATGATCAGTCCTTCAGCACAGAGCGGGGGATGccatctggtactggaggggaCAGAGACATGATCAGTCCTTCAGCACAGAGCGGCGGATCCCATCTGGTACCGGAGGGGACAGACACATGATCAGTCCTTCAGCACAGAGCGGGGGATCCCATCTGGTACCGGAGGGGACAGAGACATGATCAGTCCTTCAGCACAGAGCGGGGGATACCATCTGGTACCGGAGGAAACATAAATAAGGTGACCAGGATGTATGCAGACCTATGTACTGTAACTAGAGGTCTTGTGTATTTCTCTACACCAGAGTTGAGGTCAGTTCAATTTCAACTCATTATGGATATGAAGATAAAACCGTAACGTtgtgactataactactgttccctgaaggagggaaacatgATACAACATAACGATGGGGAGTCACACTCTCGCCACATTGAATGAAGAACTAAAATCACgcctgacaaggccaatgaaatCCGCGCCTCTCTGAaagccccgccttccacaggtgaCAACCTTGCGGCTTggattcattccttcaattccgTACCGCTCTTTACCGAGCCCAGAACCAGGCGATGCAGGTTTAGTAcctggtttccctccttcagggaacagtagtaaGTCATAGAGTTCTGTTCCCTTTCAGTCAGTACAACACTATGGGGACTATGGGGAACAAGAATCCCGCCCCAAGCCGGCGCCAGcggatactaaatgaaacggcCCATGGCTGACCACCCAGACTGAGCTCTGACTAACGACCCTGTCCTGTCCCAGCTGTAAACACACTGTGCACTAGACTGGGAGCAGGGACATCCAGGCGATACAACCTCACAAAAGTCtgtggatcctggacttcctgacgggccatccccaggttgtaagggtaggtaacaacacatctgccaagctgatcctcaacacgggggcccctcaggggtgcatgctcagtcccttcctgtactccatgttcacccatgactgcatggccaggcatgactccaacttcatcattaagtttgctgatgaaacAGCCtgtagggaagaggtcagagacctggtcgtgtggtgccaggacaacaacctctccctcaatgtgatcaagacaaaaaagatgactgtggactacaggaaaaggaggacagagcacgcccccattctcatcgacggggctgtagtggagcaggttgagagcttcaagttccttggtgtccacctcaccaacaaactatcatggtccaaacaaaccaagacagtcgtgaagagggccacgacaaagcctattcaaTCAAgtttcaatcaagtttattttatatagcccttcgtacatcagctaatatctcgaagtgctgtacagacacccagcctaaaaccccaaacagcagcaagcaagcaatgcaggtgtagaagcacggtgtattccccctcaggagactgaaaagatttggcatgggtcctcagatcctgaaaAAGTTCTATAGCTGGAAGCTTTTTAGTGTAAGCTAGGTTAGCTAGCCTCTTAGACCGTAGCACGGTCCTTTTAGAATAACCAAGAGCCTTAACGCTACGTGTACGAAACAAGAGAGCTACCGCAGCAACTCCAACGTGGGGAGGCATGAATAGCTAGTAGTAGCTAGCACGCTTCGGCGAGTTAGCCAACCTGGCTAGCACGCTATGCAGAGCTTGTTTAGCTAGCCTGATCTCGAAAGTCCACATACAACCAGATCACTGAGGTGGGACCAGACCTTTCATCGACAAAGTCTGGAAAGAGAGGCAAGCGGTGCCTGACCGAGGCACGCCATCGAAACTCTCCCTTCGAGTACCCTGCCGCAACAGGCGACAGAGCGCAGAGGAGTTGGGTTGTGCGTGGGCAGCTACCGTACGCACCACGGCCAGGCAGACAAGACATTTGCTCTGACCAAAGTCCCAATCAATCCCCGCGTCCCGCAACTAGGACTCAGTCGAGGTACGGGCATCCGGGAGAGGAATTCCCTATTGGAAACAGCACGCTTCCTGAAGAATGCTACACGATTGTCAAGAGAACATCGCTCAAGCAAATTTAACAATAACTAATTGATTTGTGATTCGGAAAACAAACAAACTTCCACAAACAACGTCCAGAGGGCGAGTTTAGTTGGCGAAACGTCAGATAGTCTGGTGTTCCAGAGTATATACCTCTCCCCTTTAGGAACCAATAACAACAGGTCATATCCACACTGTGTAGGAAACAGAAACTCATCATCATATGGGATATATAATAAGATAAGGCCAGCTAACATATGATGAGCTGAGAGACTGAGTTGACCTTGTTAGAATGCTATTAGAAGTTGAAATCATATTCATTTgagagtctgtgtgtctgtatgcatgTGTTATTAAAGGGAGActttacatacatttacataGAAACGCACCAACTTTACATATTCTGTCCAGCACCAcattggggtggtgctggagtagATATGttaatgttggggtggtgctggagtagATATGTTAATGTGGTGCTGGAGTAGATATGTTattgttggggtggtgctggagtagatatgttgatgttggggtggtgctggagtagATATGttaatgttggggtggtgctggagtagATATGttaatgttggggtggtgctggagtagATATGttaatgttggggtggtgctggagtagATATGTTAATGTGGTGCTGGAGTAGATATGTTAATGTGGTGCTGGAGTAGATATGttaatgttggggtggtgctggagtagATATGttaatgttggggtggtgctggagtagATATGTTattgttggggtggtgctggagtagATATGttaatgttggggtggtgctggagtagATATGttaatgttggggtggtgctggagtagATATGttaatgttggggtggtgctggagtagATATGttaatgttggggtggtgctggagtagATATGTTAATGTGGTGCTGGAGTAGATATGTTAATGTGGTGCTGGAGTAGATATGttaatgttggggtggtgctggagtagATATGTTAATGTGGTGCTGGAGTAGATATGttaatgttggggtggtgctggagtagatatgttgatgttgatgtggtGCTGGAGTAGATATGttaatgttggggtggtgctggagtagATATGTTAATGTGGTGCTGGAGTAGATATGTTGATGTGGTGCTGGAGTAGATATGttaatgttggggtggtgctggagtagATATGttaatgttggggtggtgctggagtagatatgttgatgttggggtggtgctggagtagatatgttgatgttggggtggtgctggagtagATATGTTAATGTGGTGCTGGAGTAgatatgttggggtggtgctggagtagATATGTTAATGTGGTGCTGGAGTAGATAtgctgatgttggggtggtgctggagtagatatgttggggtggtgctggagtagATATGTTAATGTGGTGCTGGAGTAGATATGTTAATGTGGTGCTGGAGTagatatgttgatgttggggtggtgctggagtagatatgttggggtggtgctggagtagATATGTTAATGTGGTGCTGGAGTagatatgttgatgttggggtggtgctggagaggatgaatatgaagttgaaacaTTTTGAAATGTCCCTTTAATGCGAGACTTACTGTTGCTGGACAGTTTCAGCTTGGTCTTCTCCTTGGCGCTCCGAAAGATCCCGTTGTGTTTCAGCTCCtcatctcgctctccctctcctttcctcctccgcATGTCGTTCTGTTTCTTCTTGTAGGTGGGTTTGGGCTGCCTCTTAGCCCTCTGCTCCTGCTTGCTGCTCTCGCTGGCGTCAGAGTCCTCTCCGCTCTCTGAGGCCGAGTCGTGGTCGTACACCCTCTTGCTGCCACGCCGCGTATTCCTGTCCTCGGCGGCCATCTTGTCCTCCTGACATTTGACCTCTTCTATCTTCATCTCTACATCACTGGAGGTAGAGGCAATCAGAGTGACGGTGCAAGGCTTGATCATCTCCATCTCAGACACAGAGGGGCTCACAGTGGTGGTAACAGACTTCGACACAGAGGGGCTCACAGTGGTGGTAACGGCCTTCGACACAGAGGGGCTCACAGTGGTGGTAACAGACTTCGACACAGAGGGGCTCACAGTGGTGGTAACAGACTTCGACACAGAGGGGCTCACAGTGGTGGTAACGGACTTCGACACAGAGGGGCTCACAGTGGTGGTAACAGACTTCGACACAGAGGGGCTCACAGTGGTGGTAACGGACTTCGACACAGAGGGGGTAACAGACTTCGACACAGAGGGGCTCACAGTGGTGGTAACAGACTTCGACACAGAGGGGCTCACAGTGGTGGTAACAGACTTCGACACAGAGGGGCTCACAGTGGTGGTAACAGACTTCGACACAGAGGGGCTCACAGTGGTGGTAACAGACTTCGACACAGAGGGGCTCACAGTGGTGGTAACAGACTTCGACACAGAGGGGCTCACAGTGGTGGTAACGGACTTCGACACAGAGGGGCTCACAGTGGTGGTAACAGACTTCGACACAGAGGGGCTCACAGTGGTGGTAACAGACTTCGACACAGAGGGGCTCACAGTGATAGTAACAGACTTTGACACAGTGGTGGTAACAGACTTATCAGCGTCCTCTGTTTTAATCATAGTGTTCCTGTTCCTGTCCTCCTCTGTTTTAATCATAGTGTTTATGTTCCTGTCCTCCTCTGAGTGTCTGGTGAGCCAGGCCTTCTTCAGCTTGTGGTAGTTGGGTTGAGATTGGCTCTGGTTCATCTGGGCTGGCTGGCCATTGGGGAGGGGGCCAGGGCTAGCTCCTGCTTGATGTGGTCCTGGGCTTGCTGTGGTTCTGTGGTCCTGGGCGGAGGCCGAGGcaaggggaggtggaggggagatGTGAAGAGCTCTACTGTTAGATGGCTCAATCAGGCTCTCAGGACCACTACCACTGGAGCTGCTGCTAGGACCTCTGGACTGCTGGGCTGCTGCTGCTAGGGCCTCTGGACTGCTGGAGCTGCTAGGACCTCTGGACTGCTGGGCTGCTGCTGCTAGGGCCTCTGGACTGCTGGAGCTGCTAGGACCTCTGGACTGCTGGGCTGCTGCCAACGCTGCCTTGTGCTTCTTCAGATGGACAAAGCTCCCATAGTAGGACTGGCTGGGGTTGGGAGAGGCCTGGGTGCTGCTGGCCAGGCTGGGCCCAGGGTGCAGGTTGGGGGATGAGGTCTTGGAGGAGCCCCCCTCCTGTTGCTGGAGCTCAGCCCTTGGCCCTAACCCAGGCCCTGAGTGGAAGGCCCTGCCCTGAGGGCCAGAGCTCTCTGTCCTGCTAGCGCTGGAGGTGTTGGGCCCACAGTAGGTTCTCTCTTGTCTTCTACTCAGCACACCGTAGGGAGCCATGTTGGAGACTGCCCTAGTCCCATCACTACTCCTATTGCACACAGAGTTGGCAGCAGCCGAGACAGAGACTGGAAAGGTTCCCTGAGACTGGGACACTCTCATAAAGTTGTTATTGTACTGCTGCAGGCAAGCAGCCTCCTCCAAGTTAGTGTTTGGCAGGATCACCTTCCCTCcagactccctgtctctctcatagGCCAGTTTCAGACAGACTGTCTGAGGCCTGCTCCCCGGGAACATCCTCCCCGTCAGAGAGTCCTTGGCCGAGGTCTTGGCGCCTGGCGAGCCTTCGTACGTTATACACGTAGAGGGACGGACGATAACAGACGCCGTGGTGGCCCCAGGCTTCCTGCCGGGGCTCCTCTCAGAATGCCATCCCGGCTTGTCGTGGCCCTGAGGGTCGCCGGCTCGCCACATCTCGGATGAGGTCATCGCTGCCCCGCCCTTACACACGGCGCTGACCTCCCGTAGCTCGGGCAGAAGGGTGGGCGGTTTCTGCTGCTCAGACACCTTACCGGCCGAGCTGACTGGCTGGATGGGGGTCAGGGTGGGAGGAGACAACCGGCCGCAGCCCGCCTCCTTCCTGTCCAGTGTCTGCTGGATAGGAGGGTGGAACACGGGGGCACGGTGCAGGGCTGGCATACACCTTAGCTGGGCCAGGGTCTGACTCTGGGTCTGAGTGGCTCTGACAGTGGCTCTGGGTCTGACAGTGGCTCTGGGTCTGACAGTGGCTCTGGGTCTGACAGTGGCTCTGGGTCTGACTCTGGGTCTGACAGTGGCTCTGGGTCTGACAGTGGCTCTGGGTCTGACAGTGGCTCTGGGTCTGACAGTGGCTCTGGGTCTGACAGTGGCTCTGGGTCTGACAGTGGCTCTGGGTCTGACAGTGGCTCTGGGTCTGACAGTGGCTCTGGGTCTGGCTCTGactggaggaaggggagaggtctGGACTAACAGGGCTGACTATGGTACTGAGACGATACCTCTGCACGTTGGATAGGCTTACCTGCTGGTTCAGCTGCTCTGATATCTTCCCTAGCAGACCCTCCCCATCAGCCTGGTGTTTGATGAGAGGAGGGGGTTTGGACTTGGAGCTGAACGCTGCCCCTCctcccagagagagaccagagactgCTGCTGAGTCCTGCTCCCTGTTCACCTTCTCAAAGTAGGAGTTGAACTCTTTAGAGGGGTAGAGACGAGGCGGCTCGTTGACCACACTGTTGGACAAGGTAGTGAAGTAGTTACTCGGGGGGAGACAGTGCTGGGACACGGCCTGCTGTTTAAACTGATACAGGTCTGCTGCAGGGTGCTCCGTTTCCTTCTCCTGATGGAGGCGCTGGGGGTGGGGGAGCGAGGGGATCCGGGGGTGGGGGAGCGAGGGGATCCGGGGGTAGGGATTAGGCTCCCTGTCGGTATCACTGGACCGGATCTTAGCGGTGAAGGGGGCCACCTCGATGCTCTCCTGGAGGATCCGTCTGTTCTCCTCCTTATACTTACTGGCCCGGTCCCTCTGCCCTGCTTCCTGCTGCTGCTGGACCATCCTCTGCTGCAGTTGTTTATTATGGGCCTCCAGGTAGAGTTGGTGCAGGTGACTGTCTTTCCCGGTCGGAGTGCTGCTGCAGTCCTGCTCCTGCTTCAGGTGGGCCAGAGTGATGGTTCTGATGGGGTCCACAAAACCCTTCAAATCCCTGAGGAGAGAAATAAATAACATTCAACTACAGACCAGACAGGAAGTCATAAGCTCAAACGGCATACTATTCCAACAcagagccctggtcaacagtagttatttttgatactgtcacaaagcaaactaaaaagcagcattcctcaagtgaggatggctttcacttcagcaataataaattcatgaacttctttgaggaaaagatcattagaaagcaaattacggactcctctttaaatctgcgtattcctccaaagctcagttgtcctgtgtcttcacaactctgccaggacctaggatcaagagagacactcaagtgttttagtactatatctcttgacacaatgatgaaaataatcatggcctctaaaccttcaagctgcatactggaccctattccaactaaactactgaaagagctgcttcatgtgcttggccctcctatgttgaacataataaacggctctctatccaccggatgtgtaccaaactcactaaaagtggcagaaataaagcctctcttgaaaaagccaaaccttgacccagaaaatatgaaaaacgaatcggcctatatcgaatcttccattcctctcaaaaatatttgaaaaagctgttgcgcagcaactcactgccttcctgaagacaaacaatgtatacgaaatgcttcagtctggttttagaccccatcatagcactgagactgcactcgtgaaggtggtaaatgaccttttaatggcgtcagacagaggctctgcatctgtcctcgtgctactagaccttagtgctgcctttgataccatcgatcacaacattcttttggagagactggaaacccaaattggtctacacggacaagttctggcctggtttaaatcttatctgtcggaaagatatcagtttgtctctgtggatggtttgtcctgtgacaaatcaactgtacattttggtgttcctcaaggttccattttaggaccactattgttttcactatatattttacctcttggggatgtcattcgaaaacataatgttaactttcactgctatgcggatgacacacagctgtacatttcaatgaaacatggtgaagccccagagttgccctcgct includes the following:
- the jmjd1cb gene encoding probable JmjC domain-containing histone demethylation protein 2C, producing MQLEGLEAMIIFIIVSRDIVLKHLSVSLDPRSWQSCEDTGQLSFGGIRRFKEEDLKGFVDPIRTITLAHLKQEQDCSSTPTGKDSHLHQLYLEAHNKQLQQRMVQQQQEAGQRDRASKYKEENRRILQESIEVAPFTAKIRSSDTDREPNPYPRIPSLPHPRIPSLPHPQRLHQEKETEHPAADLYQFKQQAVSQHCLPPSNYFTTLSNSVVNEPPRLYPSKEFNSYFEKVNREQDSAAVSGLSLGGGAAFSSKSKPPPLIKHQADGEGLLGKISEQLNQQVSLSNVQRYRLSTIVSPVSPDLSPSSSQSQTQLRCMPALHRAPVFHPPIQQTLDRKEAGCGRLSPPTLTPIQPVSSAGKVSEQQKPPTLLPELREVSAVCKGGAAMTSSEMWRAGDPQGHDKPGWHSERSPGRKPGATTASVIVRPSTCITYEGSPGAKTSAKDSLTGRMFPGSRPQTVCLKLAYERDRESGGKVILPNTNLEEAACLQQYNNNFMRVSQSQGTFPVSVSAAANSVCNRSSDGTRAVSNMAPYGVLSRRQERTYCGPNTSSASRTESSGPQGRAFHSGPGLGPRAELQQQEGGSSKTSSPNLHPGPSLASSTQASPNPSQSYYGSFVHLKKHKAALAAAQQSRGPSSSSSPEALAAAAQQSRGPSSSSSPEALAAAAQQSRGPSSSSSGSGPESLIEPSNSRALHISPPPPLASASAQDHRTTASPGPHQAGASPGPLPNGQPAQMNQSQSQPNYHKLKKAWLTRHSEEDRNINTMIKTEEDRNRNTMIKTEDADKSVTTTVSKSVTITVSPSVSKSVTTTVSPSVSKSVTTTVSPSVSKSVTTTVSPSVSKSVTTTVSPSVSKSVTTTVSPSVSKSVTTTVSPSVSKSVTTTVSPSVSKSVTTTVSPSVSKSVTPSVSKSVTTTVSPSVSKSVTTTVSPSVSKSVTTTVSPSVSKSVTTTVSPSVSKSVTTTVSPSVSKAVTTTVSPSVSKSVTTTVSPSVSEMEMIKPCTVTLIASTSSDVEMKIEEVKCQEDKMAAEDRNTRRGSKRVYDHDSASESGEDSDASESSKQEQRAKRQPKPTYKKKQNDMRRRKGEGERDEELKHNGIFRSAKEKTKLKLSSNNGIPRSVLKDWRKVKKLKQTGESFLQDDSCSEIGPNLQKCRECRVVRSKKGEQPAHSPVFCRFYYFRRLSYSKNGVIRVDGFSTPDQFDEEALSLWAPDVYEENELDPDSSKYILSYIGDQFCQMVTTENTAATWIKKDAKMAWKRAVRGVREMCDACEATLFNIHWVCHKCGFVVCLDCYKAKERKTSKDKDLYAWLKCVKGQQHGHKYLMPTQIIPGTVLTEVMSAMHLFREKYSIRTPCVCTGKHNPLLNKLPATNGVSQVLQNVLNHSNKISLCNVKTEPGQLNPIQGKAETNGGSSPASDISSDSKLTPPESQSPLHFLADLAEQKSREDKKENKASPLGKVGKEDKVSSLESLHCKASSLVSNITEQGSTLRDLLTTTASKLRLGSTDAGMAFAPVYSTAAQMSCRSMPNILDDIIASVVENKIPASRGAKLSLKLEATTNTTENREVKTERIERKKQLGTGPNPGTGTGPNPGTGTGPNPGTGTGPNPGTGPNPGTGPNPGTGTGPNSGTGTGPNPGTGTGPNPGTGTGPNPGTGTGPNPGTGTGPNPGTGTGPNPGTGTGPNPGTGTGPNPGTGTGPNPGTGTGPNPGTGTGPNPGTGTGPNPGTGTGPNPGTGTGPNPGTGPNPGTGPNPGTGPNPGTGPNPGTGTGPNPGTGPNPGTGTGPNPGTGPNPGTGTGPSPGTGTSPSPGTGTGQSPGTGTGHNPGTGTGPNPGTGTGPNPGTGTEEPPVAKPQLEKTLQLHADIPHCWLYEGRLLWLKDHRHPGNWKLFRECWRQGQPVLVTGLHKPLNAALWKADSFNQEFADHQGDLLNCKDGRVSNSGINEFWDGFEDLTKRPKSKDGDTVVYRLKDWPSGEEFMALMPSRYDDLMRNLPLPEYCDPEGNLNLASHLPSFFVRPDLGPRLCCAYGVAASQEQDFGTANLHMEVSDIVSVLVYVGVAKGNGVLSKTGVLKRLEEEDLDDSVKKRLKDSSETPGALWHIYISKDVEKIKDFLHKVAKEQGVEISADPIREPGWYLSRKLRQRLWEEHEVQGLTVVQFLGDSVLIPAGAVHQVQNLHSCVQVINDFVSPEHVFHSFHLTQELRSSREEPNYEDKLQVKNILFHSVKDALTSLRRYNQEEEENS